The Methanohalophilus portucalensis genome window below encodes:
- a CDS encoding ACT domain-containing protein yields MDENFIKQISLFAENKPGRLANIASSFKEASVNIRAFTIAEAGDFGIIRMVVDKPEKAHRVLHDAGFTVSETDVLGIQMEDVPGQLATIAEVLGKKGVNIDYAYAFVTKTEKAFLIIRVNDLKTAVETLYEEGIPLLDMGDVQSI; encoded by the coding sequence ATGGATGAAAATTTTATCAAACAGATATCACTCTTTGCAGAGAATAAGCCAGGCCGCCTTGCAAATATTGCATCCAGCTTTAAAGAGGCATCCGTCAATATAAGAGCATTTACTATTGCTGAAGCAGGAGATTTCGGAATTATAAGGATGGTAGTAGACAAGCCGGAGAAAGCACATCGTGTATTGCATGATGCAGGTTTTACAGTTTCCGAAACAGATGTTCTGGGTATACAAATGGAAGATGTACCTGGCCAGCTTGCAACAATAGCAGAGGTACTTGGCAAAAAAGGTGTCAACATCGATTATGCTTACGCTTTTGTAACAAAAACAGAAAAAGCGTTCCTCATAATACGCGTTAATGATTTGAAAACCGCTGTTGAAACACTTTATGAAGAAGGAATTCCATTGCTGGATATGGGTGATGTGCAAAGCATCTAA